Proteins co-encoded in one Setaria viridis chromosome 9, Setaria_viridis_v4.0, whole genome shotgun sequence genomic window:
- the LOC117839849 gene encoding probable calcium-binding protein CML43, with protein sequence MLDLVPTVFDQHGCLIVSVSSFLIMVLIQLQPLLDNVSSASRSIRSASLAVVRLLARDDSVVVLDDDSGGGGGVAPPRQQHRHCERCAQRGASRSDVVAVMDSLRLVSGDDDAKACGGCAAMWAAVDDLLEGKVASEAELREAFYVFDRDEDGFVGAGELWNVMRRLGMAEGAAQEDCRRMIAAHDADGDGRISFREFRAMMENAV encoded by the coding sequence ATGCTGGACCTAGTGCCGACGGTCTTCGATCAGCACGGCTGCCTCATCGTGTCGGTGTCATCTTTCCTGATCATGGTGCTCATCCAGCTCCAGCCTCTGCTCGACAATGTCAGCTCGGCGAGCAGGAGCATACGCTCGGCGTCGCTGGCGGTCGTGCGTCTCCTGGCCCGCGACGACAGCGTCGTTGTCTTGGacgacgacagcggcggcggcggcggcgtggcaccCCCACGGCAGCAGCATCGGCATTGCGAGCGGTGCGCTCAGAGGGGCGCGTCGCGCTCCGACGTCGTAGCGGTCATGGATAGCCTCCGCCTGGTGTCCGGTGACGACGATGCAAAGGCGTGCGGCGGGTGCGCGGCGATGTGGGCGGCGGTGGACGACCTGCTGGAGGGCAAGGTcgcgagcgaggcggagctgaGGGAGGCGTTCTACGTGTTCGACCGCGACGAGGACGGCTTCGTGGGCGCCGGGGAGCTCTGGAACGTGATGCGGCGGCTCGGGATGGCCGAGGGCGCGGCGCAGGAGGACTGCCGGAGGATGATCGCGGCgcacgacgccgacggcgacggcaggaTC
- the LOC117839072 gene encoding E3 ubiquitin-protein ligase SIRP1: MDEGQGVRYWCHMCEEVIDPMPEMKCPSCEGGFVEEMDSEGFEPATNTRSDRSLSLLAPLLLGVLGGSSRRSRLRRAAMEDADADEDDDEDDSDRELEVPSRRRRRRGSSALARLLQTIHDDIRGLDDTDSDTERDMERERRERQRAERRVERQRAERRAERLREIERLSDRGRERTESLILINSNNEAIILQGTFGRDDNQEESSNTSSGVSLGDYFLGPGLDILLQRLAESDLSRSGTPPAKKEAVDSLPTVNIKELLGCSVCLEDFEMGAEAKQMPCQHKFHPHCILPWLELHSSCPVCRFQLPTEETKNPCESASGAGAMNGDGDNAAASSSSDTEGTNRNGDNRSDSPIFSALSALFSDPSSSDDDEGAPHSSES; the protein is encoded by the coding sequence ATGGATGAAGGCCAGGGAGTGAGGTACTGGTGCCACATGTGCGAGGAGGTGATCGATCCTATGCCTGAGATGAAGTGCCCGAGCTGTGAGGGCGGGTTTGTGGAAGAGATGGACTCTGAAGGCTTTGAACCAGCTACGAACACGAGGTCTGAtcgctccctctctctcttggcTCCACTGCTTCTTGGTGTGCTGGGGGGTTCGTCGCGCAGATCAAGACTCAGGAGGGCGGCCATGGAGGACGCCGATgctgatgaggatgatgacgaggatgaTTCAGACCGTGAGCTTGAAGTTCCCAGTAGGAGGCGAAGGAGGAGGGGCTCATCAGCGCTTGCCAGGCTGCTCCAAACTATCCATGATGACATAAGGGGCTTGGATGACACTGACAGTGATACAGAGAGAGACatggagagagaaagaagggagAGGCAGAGGGCGGAGAGGAGGGTGGAGAGGCAGAGGGCGGAGAGGAGGGCGGAGAGGTTAAGGGAAATAGAGAGACTGAGCGATCGTGGGAGGGAGAGGACAGAAAGCCTAATACTGATCAACTCCAACAATGAGGCTATTATTCTCCAAGGAACATTTGGACGCGATGACAACCAGGAGGAATCAAGCAACACAAGTTCTGGTGTATCACTTGGGGATTACTTTCTTGGTCCAGGCTTAGATATTCTCTTGCAGCGTTTGGCAGAGAGTGATCTCAGTCGTTCTGGCACACCACCTGCCAAGAAGGAAGCAGTGGATTCATTGCCAACTGTGAACATCAAGGAACTGTTGGGCTGTTCAGTCTGTCTTGAGGACTTTGAGATGGGTGCAGAAGCAAAGCAGATGCCCTGTCAGCACAAATTCCACCCTCATTGCATCCTTCCATGGCTGGAGCTTCATAGTTCTTGCCCAGTCTGTCGATTTCAGTTGCCTACCGAGGAGACAAAGAACCCATGTGAATCAGCCAGTGGTGCTGGGGCTATGAACGGTGATGGAGACAATGCTGCTGCAAGCAGTAGTAGTGATACAGAGGGTACTAACCGCAATGGAGACAACCGCTCAGATAGTCCTATCTTCTCTGCTTTGAGCGCACTCTTCTCTGATCCATCCTCatcagatgatgatgaaggtgCTCCACACTCTTCTGAGAGCTGA